DNA from Tripterygium wilfordii isolate XIE 37 chromosome 4, ASM1340144v1, whole genome shotgun sequence:
TATCAGTTCTATGACATATTTGATGAACTTTGGTATTTTCCAACAGTTTCTGGAGGTTATTAAGCTTGAAAATATGAGCCCTTAtccagatgacatgattatgcCTGGTGATGTCTTCCTCTTGCAAGTAAGTTTTTCAGTTCCGTAATTTTATGTGCTTAATGGACTGATTTCGTGCATATTCTACTCTCATGGACCTTTAACAGATATGCAGCCAGCACTTATATTTAGCCATTAAAAACAATAGTAGCTCTTTTTGATGATTTGTGGGTGCTtaagcttcatttttttttttgacttgtaATAATTGTTGTTCCTGGTTGAAATGATTTTCCAGCTTTGTAGTGGAGTGAATGAGAACTCTGTTGGTACCTGTGCTGAACTCATCTttggtcccattgatgcttccTTTTCTGATGATGCTCCAATCCTTCCCTCTGGATTCCGCATCATTCCTCTTGACTCTGGAACGGTTAGTACTTATCGAGtcagaaaaaatattttgaacatcCTCTGTGTACTAATTGCTGCACTCAAATGAGCAGGATATCTCCAGTCCAAACCGTACACTGGACCTCGCCTCAGCTCTTGAAGTTGGATCTGCTGGAAGCAGATCATCTGGTAACTTAACAGGCCAGTGTGGGAGCTCCAAGTCGGTGATGACAATAGCATTTCAATTTGCATTTGAGATCCACCTTCAGGAAAATGTAGCATCCATGGCTCGGCAATATGTTCGTAGCGTTATTGCATCAGTTCAGCGGGTGGCATTGGCACTCTCTCCTTCACAGTTTGGACCTTATGCTGGTTTAGGGCCACTACCTGCCACTCCGGAAGCACAGACACTAGCTCGTTGGATCGGTCAGAGCCATAGGTAtctttcattaacaaaagaggaaaacttcATGTAGTGCTAGACATTCATGTAAATGCATCTATCTAGAAGGACATGAAAATTCTTCCCTAACACCTTTAATCTAAAGCTTCCCACTGCTGTTTTTCCTCGCTAAAGTTTTTGCTAgtctcaagttttttttttctcttgtttgCGGCTCAAGTCCACTGATATAATATGGATAGGTAGACAGGTGACATTACTCCTCTCCATGAAAGATTTACATGGTAGTAACATAAATTGATTGTTGATCTTTGTTACAGGTATTTTCTAAACGTAGATCTACTCAAAACTGAAGGAAGTGAATCCGTTCTAAAAACATTTTGGCATCATTCTGATGCAATTATGTGCTGCTCTTTGAAGGTATTTGCTTGAAGGACAAATTATATCCACTTCATCtgcaaaggagagagaaaaaaaaaagaaaaaaaaaaacccatgttGATAAAAGAACATAATTTCATCATGTTATGAGAATTATTTATTCCGCAACAATGGTAATTGGTATGAATATGATTTCTTATGCAGGCCTTGCCAGTTTTCACATTCGCAAACCAGGCTGGACTAGACATGCTTGAAACAACATTGGTCACGCTTCAAGACATTACACTGGAAAATATATTTGATGATAATGGAAGGAAAATATTATGCGCAGAGTTCCCACAAATAATGCAGCAGGTATGGATCGGTGGTTGAAGATTGCCTTGTGCAAGTTTATACATAGAACAATTAAGAAAAAATCATAGTATTCGCTTGTCTTGTCTGGTTTCTTATGACACAAATTACATTTGACATTGGACAGGGTTATATGTGCCTTGAAGGTGGTATTTGCTTGTCAAGCATGGGAAGACCAGTCTCGTACGAGAGAGCAGTGGCATGGAAGGTTTTGAAGGATGAGGAGACTGCACACTGCATTTGCTTCATGTTCATTAACTGGTCTTTTGTTTGATGACCACTTCACTGATCATTTCAGACCCAAATTATTTGGAGAAGATATAGATTTTAGAGCAGTCTCTTCTTTTGTCCTTTcggtatgaaaaaaaaaaaaaaaaaacttgttttgCTTTGTTACCATATCCGAGCATGAAACAAGAAGTGATATTCAAGGGTGTTGGATTGGGAAAGGTTCGCCACCAACCCAACAACTGATTTTATGAAACTCTCATAATGGATAGTTGGGATTGTTGACTAGCTTAAACAAGCAAACTCCAATATCTTGAACTACTgttgaccaagtcaagttttCTTTCAAGACCGTTTGTTGTGAAATACCGGGCCGGACGTCTTAGAAAGAGCCCAATAGGCTATACCTTCAAGCCCAAAGAAGAAAGGTGGCTCAATATAGCACCGCACAATAGAGAATTAGAGATAGACTCAGAGCCAGAGAGGACCCGTCCGTCAATCACGCTGAGTGGTTTACTTTAATCTGGGCCGAGCGACTATATATTGTTGGAGCCCAAGTCAGGAAGAAGGCCCATCATAGCAGAATCGAGGTCGTTCAAGTTTAATGGCTTGCTTGTCGTACTTTAATTACCAtttactttttcaaaaaaaaatatatattaatgagTGTGGCTGGCATTCTCTCTGCAGGGAATTCTCTTTTTTATGAAGATGATTTCATTTGCTTTTTCTGCGGTAAactctatttaaaaaaaacacatttcaaATATTGTCTTATTAGTCAATATTGGTCTGGTCAACTTTAACTTTTGTTCCTATATATCAATTCGAACTCCATTAACTTAATTAGTGGGTTGTTGGGAGTTACTAGCTACAGCGAATTAATGGATTGCACGTGTGTATCAAAAGACTAGAAAACCATAACCACAGCTGTCTTGaatcaatgaaacaaaaaacatgaaaattgtTTCTTAATTTTCCTTGTGCGATCACAGCAAAAGtacacaaaaaggagaaatttatatcaaattttAAACAGAAGAAACAAGAGAAAAAGTGACTTTTCTCAATTAAAAGACAGAAGCCAAAGAgcctttatttctttatttttgcatGGTCTCCGAGGACTATGATTATAGTTTGTGGCTTTCAAGACGAAAAATATATATCATGTCTATGATGATAATCTATCTATTGCCAGCAAATATTTGGTCAGCcagaatttttatatttttgtgtttagacTGACCTTTAGTGATGGAATCTTCTAACTGTGTGCATGAGTTCTGAATTCTGATTGAGGCAAGGAATATTGTGCAAGAATCATGATTGCTTAGAGGGACTAAGacagaatgaaaaaaaaaaacaaacagtgCCATCATAATTATGACAAAGAAACCTATGTGGGTCACAAGAAAGTTTGGTGTCGATGCATGGTTGGAATTAGCCTACATGAACATTCAATCTGCTTTTGACCTAATAACATGGAAGTGTATTTAGAGATAATGAAAACACAATATAAACTATCTTCGAATGATCAGCTTAATTAGTTTGTGCACATGTCATAATACGTATTTCATTTTGAATATCAAGCTAGATcaaaatatatatgttgatgTATAAAATTAAATGCGAGTTCTCATAGTACATATAGCTAGAACAGAGAGAGAAAGGTTGTTTCGgctatttgaatttttaatttatgatcCTCACAAGGCATTGGTTGTTGTTTTGAGGGAGAATGAGGGTGAGATTAGATATTCTCTTATTTGATGTATAAAAAACTCTTTGACACTTGttatcaaatattattttaaaaaatggttatatgaaaattgtactattaataaTCATGCTCACTCCATACTCATTTAACATTCATCTTCTCCTCATCTTATTATGCTCacctcacacaattatgaaccGAATGCCCCGTTAATATCATAAAAGGTGAAGTGTTTAAAAGTGTCGTGGGGGGAGGGAAATTGACCGTTTATGAGTCTTAGATCCAACTGAGAATCAATTGATGATCACCTTTATATGTCCTGAGAGAAAAAAGTACAAACTAGATTATGAGTCTTCTCCATTAATGGTTCAAACTGCATGCACCCTAGCTGGTGACCTATAGCTAAAAAGGAATGATGAGTTGATTCATGATTCATTTTGGAttctaatcaatgaaataatttaTCATTGCACTAAAGATGTGCCTTCGATCATGGCTGCTTTTCAACATTTTAGCTCTCATGCATTGAaactgttcataaaaatatgtAGGTGGCCATGTCTTGTAATTAGAACACAGAATGTGATTGCATCATTAGCTAAGTACTTTAAGTAACTAAAACCAATTTAACGTACATGACCTTTCATATTTTAAGCTGTTTGAACATATAATGTGATGCCAAAGCTTgaagaccttttttttttccctttaactTTCACAGTTTCACTGCTTAAAGGTACTTTTTAATGAACATGCATAGCTTTGTGAATGTTTGCTAGTTATTGGCTTTAAGGAATAATGTCCAATCCGACAGTGGGGACAAACAGTATCAACAAACCATCaggatatacatatacatatatgtatgccaGTACTACACAGACTAATTAAGGTGGTCCAATGCACAATGAGTGGTGTTTTGTAGATAGTCTCTGACATTCAGAGGCCATGGTCTTTACTAATTCTATGAGTGGTGTACCGGGGGAAAAAGCGGATGCTTCAGGCGATGTTTTGGACCTTTATTGCTGCAGTGAAAATAGTCCATGGAAAAACAGACCAGTTAAGGTTAGGAGGGCATCCCCATCAAAGAGACTGTGCCAAAGTTCACCCTCACGTACCTTTCTTACTGTTTTCACTTGGGCATTTGTTTGATATATTGACTTATAAACTAATTGAAGAGCACTTGAAACGAAATAAGGATATCTAACTCTAACtgcatgtttatatatatatacatgcaagtAATCCCTGACCTTCCTttgtatataaaactaaattgctatgtatatataattatatatgttgcTATTCTGAGTTGGTCCCTCATATCTACATTAATTGTTAATTTAAGGGGAGTTTGCCTCCATCCTTCGACCTCCACTGCTTACTCCACTTGCATGCCCTACACACAAAAGAGGGACTCTTATTAGTGCGACTTCCACTTactagaattgcacaaaaatggctAGGACGATTCCTTCTGACTCATCCAGCTTCAACAAGTGCATGCTGTGAATATACACGAGAGAGACACAGTGTGTTCTGACACTGATTATGGGTTATATATCCTCTTAATTAATTATGACCAGTCATGAGTTGCAACTTGCAATAGCAAAGATGATCATAGAGatcatgtaatatatatataattcagtaACGGCATTTAACATTATCTACATTACATTAATTTTACACTCAGTAGTATGTCAACATTACataccatcaaacaaaacatttgAGCAAAACAATCATTATGAAACCTAATTATACAACAAACATCcataaaaaggaaagaaaaggtcaattgaaaaacaaatttaaagacCAAAATTAGTAGGGTTTAGACAGCTAATGAACACATGAAGAGAACTTTAAGTGTGGGAGCCAAGAACTGGTCCTCAAAGCAGACTCTAGGGTTTTTAATACTTCATCTGCGGTAGGCCGGGCCGTGGGGTCGGTTGCGGTGCAATGGAGAGCCAGAGTCATGATTTCAACAATCTCATTGTGATCATTGGATGCATGTACCCTAATCACGGGATCAATCCACGTGTCAGGATGGCAATCCGAGTCACAGTACCGGGCCCACTCGACGATGCTCTCGTGCGAACCGTAGTACCCTGTATCTCTGCAACTTCTTCCGGTCAACAATTCAATGAGTATGAGCCCAAATCCATAGATCTCGCTCGCGTCTTTAGTTTCTTCATCATAACAAAAATTATACACAAAATTACCGTATTAGCCCTCCTAACACGTACGTGCATGGTTTATATTACAATAATGAACACAAGCTTTTAAGCAATAATAATTGAAAGGGTAAAATAGTCATGTACCTGGGGAAGCATAGGCTGGGGAAATGAAGCAGTTAGTGCTCAATTCCAGGCGAGGTACGTCCTTGTCATCGACTATAACTTGGTCAGTCGATATGTCACCGGTGAGAATGCTCGAGGAACAATGAGAATGCAAAAACCTTAGAGCTTTTACGATCCCAATAGAAATTTTCTTTCGTCTTTCCCAACTCAGATTCCCAAGAATTTCACTTAATTTCTTCCCTTCTACGTGCTCATACACCAGATATGCACGCTTCTTGGACCGACAAATACCTACTAGTTTCACAATATTATGATGCTGAAGCTTCCCAAATTGAGCAATTTGAGCCCAAGAATTCGGGGGAAGTGAGTTCACGTCGTTGATTAACTTCACCATGATTTGCATGCCGCTTGAAACACACTTGCCTTTATATGAAACCCCAGTTTTGCTTCTAGAGATgacattttcttctttcatgGATGACAAGATATCCTCAATTGTTATCGCCTTTGCGCGGAATATTTGCATTTCCCAAATCCCTTCTTCATTTTCCACTCGTTTCATCGACAAACTGTTTTGTTGTTTAATGAAAACAATAGCAAACGCAACAATAGCAAGCAGCATCAATGCACCAATGAAACAAGCAACTATGAACCCCCAAATAGGGTTCTTATTAGTACTCTTCTTGCATGGTCGCAAACCCGTTGTGGTATCACCTCCACAAAGATCGTTACCTTCGATCGCGCTCTTGTGGATGGCAAGAAATGCTCCTGTGGATGGCAAAGTGCCATGAAAGTTATTGTGTGAGATATTCACTTGAACGAGCGATTCCACTCTCCCCAAATTCCTTGGTATTTCACCGGACAAATGATTGTCGGACAAATCAAGCTCGCTCAGAACTGGCATTTGAGCCAAGCTAGCAGGAATGGAGCCGCCAAGCTGGTTATGGCTCAGGTCAACACTAACAAGCTTCTTACATGAAGACATTTCTTCTGGTATTTCACCGGATAACTTGTTCTCACTTAGATCTAGTTGCACTAACGATGATAAGCTCCTGAATTGGCTTGGAATTGTACCCGAAAACCGGTTCCTGGACAAGTCCAAGGTCTCTAGCTTGTCACCAGCAAACGAGCTAGGCAAGTCACCAACAAACTGGTTTTTGGCCAAATTCAGCATTTGAAGAGAAGGCATATTCCATTCTCTGTCATCAATTCTACCAGAAAGATTGTTGCCTGAGATATCCAAGAAATACACAAGTGGAAGCTGAGTGAGGCCTTGTGGTAATCCACCAGAGAGTTTATTATCCTGCAGTCGTACTCGTTGCAAGCTTTTGCAATCACTCAAGCTTTTTGGGATTTCACCTTCAAGTGAGTTTGAAAAAAGGATGAGCTTGAAAAGGTGGCCGGAACCACACAGGCTTTCGGGGATTTTTCCTGCGAGAGAGTTGGTGGAGAGGTCTAAAACAGAAAGATTGTTATGTTTTCCAAGCTCTGCTGGAATCTCGCCGGATAATTTGTTCGACCAAAGTTGAAGGACTCGTAGATTAGGCAAGGATGTTAAAGCAGTTGGGATTTTACCAATGAAGTTGTTGGAGAAAAGATGGAGAATCTCAAGATTCTCTAACTGAATTATGAGCTCTGGAATCTCCCCTGAAAGAAAGTTGTCACTAAGATCAAGTGATATGAGTCTCTTGAGACTAAAAACAGATTTGGGAATGGAACCAGTAAGCTTGTTTTGGTAGAGGAAGAGGTACTGTAGGTCACTCAGGTTCCCAATTGAAGATGGGATTTGTCCTGCGAAATTGTTGTAGACAAGATCAAGATGATTTAGAGAAGTTAAGAATCCAATCTCTGTTGGGATTTTACCAGAAAGATTGTTGTAGCCAAAGTAAATCCATTTCAAGCTCTTCATTTGGCCTAATTGTGGTGGAATTGGACCAACTAAATGGTTTGAAGCCAAAGTCAAGTATTCCAAGCTTTTCAAATTTGTTATAGAGATTGGAATTTCACCCACCAAAACATTCCCACCGAGATCAAGATATCTGAGACTTGAGAATGATCCGATTGTGTCCGGAATTCTGCCAGAAAGCATGTTGTTGGAAAGATCAAGAGTTTCGAGCTTCGAAATCGACCTCCCACTTGGGATTTGACCAGTGAAATTGTTGTTACTAAGATTAAGATATTGAAACGAAGAGTTGAAGAACATATCATGTGGGATTTCACCGGAAAATCGATTGTTCGAAAGATCGATTCTTGAGATAAACGGCAAGTGAAAGGTTGAAGAGGAGGAGAGTTTGCCAGAGATGTTTTTGCTTGAAAGCTCAATTGCATGAACATGAGACATGCTGTCACAAGTGATGCCATGCCAGTCACATAGATTGTTGTTGGAGTTCCAGTTGGAGAGGTGATTAAGAGGGTCATTGATGGAAGCTTTGAAGGAAGAGAGAGTCCCAAGTTCCTCACCATGCAAGAACCCAATCATAGTGAAGAATAACAAGAACATGATGAATGTGAGCAGACTTGAACTTTCTTGAATTCCTTTCATGGCTAGCTTTCTATCTCAAGTTACTTGATAATTCTAGTGGATCAACCCTTGGATCCAGAGCTGCAAAAGAAGCCATTGAAAAGGCAGACTTTAGCATTAATTTCTAAATGGAATCTTCTTGTAATAAAGTGTTTTCACTAAAATAAACCTCAAAAACTACAAATTCTATCCCAGTAAACATTGAGAAAGACAACCAAATAGTATCAAATGAATCATAACATGTAAAGTAAAACATAACATTTGGACACAAAAATACCTATAGGAGATTAAGTGAAACGTCAAGTAACGTACCTAAATCTCATGATTAATTTCAAGTACAGTGGGTTTAGCACATCATGAAGAATTTTAACAGAAGAAAATTTGATTGggagagaagaaaggagagtTTGGTTTATACTTTAAACTATTGAATGGGGGATagagttgagagatttgatTGTATAAATAGAAGGGTTTGAAGAGTATGTAAAAGGGCATGGAGTTTGGTGATAATTACGAAAACTGCACCTTGACTTCCTTTGAATAATGAGTGAAGACACGGACGGTTGAAAGGGAAAACAGGGACAGATGTTGGAAAAAGCATCTGATTTTGTCGGATACTACACAAAtgctttttctatttttttgactGAACGAGTGAAGAAGATTTGTGTAACCGTTGAAAAGCAGAGAAGAAAGAGGAGTTTTATGGGCCAAGTGGTCATACATGCCTTTTGATATTTGTACTTAGTTTTAACTGGAATGTGACTGACACATGGTTTCTTTCCTGCTTGTGAATTGGTTCCTTTTGAAGAAGATTATGATGATATGT
Protein-coding regions in this window:
- the LOC119996390 gene encoding probably inactive leucine-rich repeat receptor-like protein kinase At2g25790 isoform X2; its protein translation is MKGIQESSSLLTFIMFLLFFTMIGFLHGEELGTLSSFKASINDPLNHLSNWNSNNNLCDWHGITCDSMSHVHAIELSSKNISGKLSSSSTFHLPFISRIDLSNNRFSGEIPHDMFFNSSFQYLNLSNNNFTGQIPSGRSISKLETLDLSNNMLSGRIPDTIGSFSSLRYLDLGGNVLVGEIPISITNLKSLEYLTLASNHLVGPIPPQLGQMKSLKWIYFGYNNLSGKIPTEIGFLTSLNHLDLVYNNFAGQIPSSIGNLSDLQYLFLYQNKLTGSIPKSVFSLKRLISLDLSDNFLSGEIPELIIQLENLEILHLFSNNFIGKIPTALTSLPNLRVLQLWSNKLSGEIPAELGKHNNLSVLDLSTNSLAGKIPESLCGSGHLFKLILFSNSLEGEIPKSLSDCKSLQRVRLQDNKLSGGLPQGLTQLPLVYFLDISGNNLSGRIDDREWNMPSLQMLNLAKNQFVGDLPSSFAGDKLETLDLSRNRFSGTIPSQFRSLSSLVQLDLSENKLSGEIPEEMSSCKKLVSVDLSHNQLGGSIPASLAQMPVLSELDLSDNHLSGEIPRNLGRVESLVQVNISHNNFHGTLPSTGAFLAIHKSAIEGNDLCGGDTTTGLRPCKKSTNKNPIWGFIVACFIGALMLLAIVAFAIVFIKQQNSLSMKRVENEEGIWEMQIFRAKAITIEDILSSMKEENVISRSKTGVSYKGKCVSSGMQIMVKLINDVNSLPPNSWAQIAQFGKLQHHNIVKLVGICRSKKRAYLVYEHVEGKKLSEILGNLSWERRKKISIGIVKALRFLHSHCSSSILTGDISTDQVIVDDKDVPRLELSTNCFISPAYASPDASEIYGFGLILIELLTGRSCRDTGYYGSHESIVEWARYCDSDCHPDTWIDPVIRVHASNDHNEIVEIMTLALHCTATDPTARPTADEVLKTLESALRTSSWLPHLKFSSCVH
- the LOC119996390 gene encoding probably inactive leucine-rich repeat receptor-like protein kinase At2g25790 isoform X1 encodes the protein MKGIQESSSLLTFIMFLLFFTMIGFLHGEELGTLSSFKASINDPLNHLSNWNSNNNLCDWHGITCDSMSHVHAIELSSKNISGKLSSSSTFHLPFISRIDLSNNRFSGEIPHDMFFNSSFQYLNLSNNNFTGQIPSGRSISKLETLDLSNNMLSGRIPDTIGSFSSLRYLDLGGNVLVGEIPISITNLKSLEYLTLASNHLVGPIPPQLGQMKSLKWIYFGYNNLSGKIPTEIGFLTSLNHLDLVYNNFAGQIPSSIGNLSDLQYLFLYQNKLTGSIPKSVFSLKRLISLDLSDNFLSGEIPELIIQLENLEILHLFSNNFIGKIPTALTSLPNLRVLQLWSNKLSGEIPAELGKHNNLSVLDLSTNSLAGKIPESLCGSGHLFKLILFSNSLEGEIPKSLSDCKSLQRVRLQDNKLSGGLPQGLTQLPLVYFLDISGNNLSGRIDDREWNMPSLQMLNLAKNQFVGDLPSSFAGDKLETLDLSRNRFSGTIPSQFRSLSSLVQLDLSENKLSGEIPEEMSSCKKLVSVDLSHNQLGGSIPASLAQMPVLSELDLSDNHLSGEIPRNLGRVESLVQVNISHNNFHGTLPSTGAFLAIHKSAIEGNDLCGGDTTTGLRPCKKSTNKNPIWGFIVACFIGALMLLAIVAFAIVFIKQQNSLSMKRVENEEGIWEMQIFRAKAITIEDILSSMKEENVISRSKTGVSYKGKCVSSGMQIMVKLINDVNSLPPNSWAQIAQFGKLQHHNIVKLVGICRSKKRAYLVYEHVEGKKLSEILGNLSWERRKKISIGIVKALRFLHSHCSSSILTGDISTDQVIVDDKDVPRLELSTNCFISPAYASPETKDASEIYGFGLILIELLTGRSCRDTGYYGSHESIVEWARYCDSDCHPDTWIDPVIRVHASNDHNEIVEIMTLALHCTATDPTARPTADEVLKTLESALRTSSWLPHLKFSSCVH